The DNA sequence CGCGAGCGCGACGACCACGAGCGCGTGCAGCGCGCGGCGGGCGCGGGCGCCGGGCCGGTCCGCGCGGCGCACGCCGGGCGGCGCCGCACGGCGCGCGCCGGCCCGGGGGGCGCCGGCGGAGGGGACGACGGCGGGCCCGCTGTGCTTCGCTCGCGTCCTGGCCCCGTCCACGGGCCTGACCGTATCGGGTCAGGCGGCGGCGCTCCAAGGCCCGTATACCGCCTGGGAGTTGGCTCCGATCGCCGCGCACACCTCGTCCAGCGGACGTCCCAGCACGTCAGCCATGAGCCGCACGGTGTGCGCGACCGCATACGGCGCGTTGGGCTGCCCACGGAAGGGGTGCGGTGTGAGGTACGGCGCATCCGTCTCCGACAGCAGCAGGTCGAGCGGTGTCGCACGCAGCGCCTCGCGCAGGGGCTCGTTCGCCTTGTAGGTCACGGGGCCCGCGAAGCTCAGGTACCACCCGTGCTCGGCGCACAGCCGCGCGAGCTCGACGTCGCCCGAGAAGCAGTGGAACACCGTGCGCTCGGGGGCGCCGTCCGCCAGCAGCACCTCGACGACCTGCGCATGCGCGTCGCGGTCGTGGATCTGCAGGGCCAGGTCGAGCTCCTTGGCCACGGCGATGTGGGCGCGGAAGGCCTCGCGCTGCGCGAGTGCGCCCCGCGGCCCGGTGCGGAACAGGTCGAGCCCCGTCTCGCCGATCGCGCGCACCCGCGGGTTGGCGCGCGCGAGGTCGGCGATCTCGGCGATGGCGTCCGCGAGCGGGACGTGGTGGTGGGCCTGGCGCTGGTAGGTCTGCCCGTCGGGGCCGACGTCGTGCGCGTCGGCGTGCAGCACGGCCTCGTTGGGGTGGATGGCGATGGCGCCGAGCAGCGCGCCCAGCGTGTGGGCCGGCAGGCCCGTCTCACCGCGCAGCAGCGTGTCGGTCCACCGGGCCGAGGGCAGGTCACAGCCCACCTGGACGATGCGGTCGACACCCGCCGCCGCGGCGCGCGCGACGTGCTGCGCGACGGTCGGCGCCGCGACGTCGTCGGGCAGCACGCCCGCGATCGACTCCAGATGGGTGTGGTTGTCGGCCACCGGGACGGGAAGGGGTTCGGGGTCGGCGGGGAACCCCCGCTCACGCCTGCGCGCCATGCGCCCTCCTCAGGTCGGTGGTTGAGACCAGGCCGGTGGTCGAGCCTGTCGAAACCACCCACGGACCACGCGGCGGTGGTTTCGACAGGCTCAACCACCCGGGGTGGTGGGGTCAGCCCTCTTCAAGGCGCGGGAACAGCGGCGCGCCCTTGGTGATCGTCGTGCCCGCGGGCAGCATGCCGAACGACGCCGCCGAGGCCACCGGCTGCGCCTCGAGCGCGCCGAGCGCCGCCGGCCCGCCCAGCGCGTCCCACAGCGCCGACGCCGCCTGGGGGGTCACCGGGTGCAGCAGCACGGCGAGCGCCCGCAACGCCTCGGTGGCGGTGACCAGCGACGTCGCCAGGCGGCCGCCGTCGACCCCGTGCCCCTCGGCGTCGGTCTCCCCCGGCTCCTTGGCGACCTTCCACGGCTGCGTCTCGGTGATGTACTGGTTCGCGGCGTCGACCAGCGTCCACACGGCGGCGAGCGCGTCGTGGATCGCGAGGCGGTCGATCGCGGCCTCGGCGTCGGCGACGGCTTTGGCCGCGACCGCCTCCAGGCCCGTCTCCAGCTCGGTCGCGGCGCCCGCGGTGGGCAGCGACCCGCCGAAGTACTTCCCGACCATGGCCGCGACGCGCGAGGCGAGGTTGCCGAACCCGTTGGCCAGCTCGCCGTTGTAGCGCGCGACCATGTCCTCCCAGGAGAACGAGCCGTCGCCGCCGAACGCGATGGTCCTCATGAAGTAGTACCGGAACGCGTCGGACCCGAAGGTGTCGATGATGTCGCTCGGCGCGATGCCCGTCAGCCGCGACTTGCTCATCTTCTCCCCGCCGACCAGCAGCCAGCCGTGCGCGAACACCTGGTGCGGCAGCGGCAGGCCCGCGGCCATGAGCATGGCCGGCCAGATGACGGCGTGGAACCGCAGGATGTCCTTGCCCACCAGGTGCACGTTGGCGGGCCACAGGCACTCGAACCGCGCGCGCTCGGCGTCGTCGGACGACCCGTAGCCCACAGCGGTCACGTAGTTGAGCAGCGCGTCGAACCACACGTACAGCACGTGCTCGGAGTCCCACGGGATGGGCACGCCCCAGTCGAACGTCGAGCGGGAGATCGACAGGTCCTGCAGGCCCTGCTTGACGAACCCGATGACCTCGTTGCGCGCCGAGGCCGGCTGCACGAACTCGGGGTGCTCCTCGTACAGCGCGAGCAGCCGGTCGGCGTAGGCGCTCATGCGGAAGAAGTAGTTCTGCTCGGCGAGCATCTCGACGGGCTTGAGGTGGATGGGGCACACCTTCTGGCCCTCGAACTCGCCCGTGCCGTCGACCAGGTCGCCCGGCAGCTTGTACTCCTCGCAGCCCACGCAGTACGGACCCTCGTAGGAGCCGGCGTAGATCTCGCCCTTGTCGTGCAGGTCCTGCAAGAACGCCTGCACCGCGGCCTCGTGGCGCGGCTGCGTGGTGCGGATGAAGTCGTCGTTGCGCACGTCGAGCGTCTTGAGCACCGGCTGCCACGCCGTGGCCACCAGGCGGTCTGCCCACTCCTGGGGCGAGACGCCGTTCTTCTGCGCGGTGCGCAGCACCTTCTCGCCGTGCTCGTCGGTGCCGGTCAGCAGCCAGACGTCCTCCTGGCGCTGGCGGTGCCAGCGGGTGATGACGTCGGCGGCGACGGTCGTGTAGGCGTGCCCGATGTGCGGGGCGTCGTTGACGTAGTAGATCGGCGTCGTCAGGTAGAACGGCTTTGCGGCGGCGGGCATGGCGCCCATCGTAGTTGCGGCCCCGGCCCGGGTCGCCGCGTTATCCGCCGCTGACCGTTACGTGCAGCAGCCGGTCGTCCCCCTCGCGCGGCTCGCCGCGCCCGTCGGTGTTGTTGGTCAGCACCCACAGCGACCCGTCGGGGTCGGCGACGACGGCCCGCAGTCGCCCCTCGTCGGTCAGCAGCGCCTGGGGCTCGCCCAGTCCGAGCGGGCTCGCGGTCTCCTCGCCCTGCGTGAGCGGGACGGCCGCCGGTCCGGCGCCCGGCGCCCACGGCACGCGCCATAGCCGCTGCCCACGCAGCGCCGCGAGGTAGATGGCGTCGGGGGTCACCGCGAGGCCCGACGGCGACGCGTCGCGCGTCGGCCACACCACGAGCGGTTGGGTGTACCCGTCGACGACGGCTGGGCCGCCGCCCGGCGCGGGCCCCGCCGCGCCCGCCCCGGCGCCCTCCACGAGCGGCCACCCGTAGTTGCCGCCGCGCACGATCTGGTTGAGCTCGTCCCAGGTGTCCTGCCCGAACTCGCTCGCGAACATCCGCCGCTGCGCGTCCCACCCGATGCCCTGGACGTTGCGGTGCCCCAGGCTCCACACCGGTGAGTCGGGGAACGGGTTGCCCGGCGCCGGGTCGCCGTCGGTCGTCACGCGCAGGATCTTGCCGTTGAGCGAGTGGGGGTCCTGCGCGGAGGGGCGGTCGCCGGCGTCGCCGGTGGTGACGTAGAGGTACCCGTCCGGGCCGAACGCGAGGCGGCCGCCGTCGTGGTTGGCGGCCTTGCGGACGCCGTCGAGCACCGTGGTGAGCGCGCCGAGGCTGGGCGCCGGCGCCGCCTGCCCGCGCGCGGTGAGCGTGAGCGGGGCTCGGACGACGGCGTTGTCGTCGGCGCCGGTCCGGTACAGGAACACGGTCAGCGGCCCGTCCGCGGCCTCGGCGGGCACGACGGCCCCGACGGGCTGCGGCTGGAGTGCGACGCCCAGCAGGCCGCCCTCACCCGCGGGCCGGGTCTCGCGCGCGAGCCGCTCGGCGCCGGGGCCGACGACGGCGGTGACCGACCCGTCGTCGGGGTCGACCACGACGAGGCGGGCCTCGTCGCGCAGCGTCACCAGGAGCCGGCCGTCGGGAAGCAGCGCCAGGCCCCAGGGCGCGCGCAGCCGGGAGGCGACGGTCGTCGCCGTCGCCGTCACAGCGGCGGGCGGGGGCGCGATCCCGGGGGCGGGCGCGGTCGGCGGCGCGGGCGCCGGCGGCGGAGCGGGCGCGCTCGCGGCGGGGTCGGCGGGCGTGCTGTGGCCGTCCGGGTCGCACGCCACCAGCAGCGTGAGCGCGGCGGCCGCCACGAGCGCCGCGATCCGGCGCGCGAGGCCTCGAACGTCGTCGTCCATCGATCCATCCTCCCAGCCGGCCGCGGGCGCGGCGCCCGCTCACCGCACGCCCGCCGCCACCCGTCTCTAGGCTGGACTGGTCCGGTGCGCGAGACAAGCGCACGAGAGCACTCGGAGGGGCCATGAGTCCACGCTTGCTGAGCTTCGTCGTCGCCGCCGTCGCCTACGGCGTCACCCTGACCGTGGCCGCGGTGCTGCTGCCCGGCCTGCACATCGGATTCCTGTGGGCCGTGATCGCCTGGGCCCTGTTCACGGTGTCGATCACCCTGATCCGGCCGTTGCTGACGCGCACGCTGACGCGGCATGTGCACGGCTACACCTGGGTCATCGGCCTGGCCACGGTGCTCGCCTCGCTCATCGTCACCGCGCTGCTGTCGCCGCGCGCGGGGTTCCGGATCGACAACCTGCGCACCTGGGCGCTGGCCACTGTCATCGTGTGGCTCGGCACGCTCGTGTACGACGTCGTCGACGACCGGCTCGTGGCGGCGGCCCGCCCGATCGCCGACAAGCTCCAGGACAGGCGCAACCCATGACCGGCACCCCCAAGCGCGCGCTGATCGTCGTCGACGTGCAGCCGACGTTCTGCGAGGGCGGCGAGCTCGCGGTCGAGGGCGGCAACCAGGTCGCCGACGACGTCGCGGCCTACGCGCGCGCACACCGCGACCGCTACGCCGTCGTCGTGACCACGCAGGACTGGCACATCGACCCCGGCCCGCACTTCAGCGACCACCCCGACTTCGTCGACTCCTGGCCGCCGCACGGCATCGCGGGCACGCCCCACGCGGAACTGCACCCGGCCCTGGCGGACCTCGCGCCCGACGCGTCGGTCAAGAAGGGCCAGTACGCGCACGGGTACTCGGGCTTCGAGGGCGTGGACCCGGCGGGCAGGCCGCTCGAAGAGGTGCTGCGCGCGGCCGCGGTCGAGGCCGTCGACGTCGTCGGGCTGGTCGAGTCGCACTGCGTCAAGCGCACGGCCCTGGACGCGGCGCGGCTGGGCTGGCCGACGCGCGTGCTGACCGACCTGACCATTCCGGTGACCCCCGAGCAGGGCGCCCAGGCGCGCGAGGAGCTCGCGGCGGCCGGGGTCACGCTCACCACGTCCACCGCGCTCGCCACGCCCCCCGCGACGTAGCGGCGCGCCGGGCGTGCGGCGTGATCGGGGTCAGCGGGCCGCGAGCGCCGCGTTGTACAGGTCGCGGCGGCTCACGCCCGCGGTGGCGGCCACGTCGGCGGCCGCCTCCTTGAGGCGCTCGCCCGCGGTGACGCGGGTCAGGACCTCGGCGACCAGGTCGTCGAGCGACGGCGCCGACGCCGCGGGGGCCCCTCCGACGACGACGCAGATCTCGCCGCGCAGGCCTGGGCCGCCGTCCTGCGACCGCGCCGCGACCTCGGCGGCGAGCGTGCCGAGCGGGCCCCGCAGCACCTCCTCGAACGTCTTGGTCAGCTCGCGGCACACGGCCGCCGGGCGTTCCGGGCCGAACGCCTCGGCCATCGCGTCGAGCGTCGCCGTGATGCGGTGCGGCGCCTCGAAGAACACCATGGTGCGCGGCTCGGCCGCCAGCGCCCCCAGCGCCCGGGCCCGCTCCCCCGGCTTGCGCGGCGCGAACCCCTCGAACGTGAACCGGTCGGTCGCCAACCCCGACAGCGCCAGGGCCGTCAGCACGGCGGACGGCCCGGGGGCGGCGGTCACGCGCAGGCCGCGCTCGACGGCGCGCGCCACCACACGGAACCCGGGGTCGGACACGGCGGGCATGCCCGCGTCGGTCACCACGACGACGGTGCCGCCGTCGGCGACGACGTCGAGCAGGTCGTCGGCGCGGGCCGCCTCGTTGTGCTCGTGGTACGACACGACACGCCCGGTGACGCCCACCCCGAGCCGCTCGGCCATCGCGTGCAGGCGCCGGGTGTCCTCGGCGGCGACGACGTCGGCGGTGGCGAGCAGGCGGCGCAGGCGCGGCGAGGCGTCCTCGGCGTTGCCGATCGGGGTGGCGGCCAGCACCAAGGCGCCTTTCTCAGCGTCACCGAGGGGAGAGGTCATGCCGCCTACCATGTCACGCCCCTACGATTCCCCCCGTGACCGACCCCCAGGAAGGCCGTCCCTGGCCCGCCACCGGCGCCCCGGACCCCGCGTCGGAGTCGCCGCTCGTCGACGCCCCGCCGCCCGTGCGGGCTCGGCAGGTGGGTCAGGCGCGCCGCGAGCGCGGCCTGTTCGCGCCGACGGCGGCCGAGGGCATCGACCTGCTCCCGACGCGTGAGCGTCTGCTGCGCGCGCTGATCGGCCGGCGCCGGCTCGCGCTCGGGACGGCCCGACACGACCGTCTGGTCAGCTGGGTCGGCACTGCCGTCATCGTGCTGCTGGCCGCGGTGACACGGCTGGTCAACCTCGGCCGCCCGCACGCGCTCGTGTTCGACGAGACCTATTACGTCAAGGACGCGTTCACGCTGTGGCGCCTCGGCTTCGAGGCGCAGTGGCCCCAGGACCCCAACCCGGGGTTCATCGCCGGGAACGTCGAGACGTTCCTCGACCAGGCCACCTACGTCGTCCACCCGCAGGTGGGCAAGTGGCTCATCGCGCTGGGGATGGAGCTGGGGGGCGGCCCGACGAGCTCGGCCGCGTGGCGGCTGGCCAACGCCGTCGTCGGCGTGCTGGCCGTGCTGCTGGTGATCCGCATCGCGCGGCGCCTGTTCGCCTCGACCGGGATGGGCCTGGTCGCGGGCCTGCTCATGGCGGTCGACGGCGAGGCGATCGTGCACTCGCGCACCGCGCTGCTCGACCAGTTCGTCATGTTCTTCGCCCTGGTGGCCTTCGGCTGTCTGCTGCTCGACCGGGAGTGGGCGCGTCGGCGACTGGCCGACCGGATGGCCGCGCTGGTCGACGCAGGGTCGCGGACGGGCGCCGGCGAGACGGCGAGCCTGCTGTACGGGCCGCGGCTGGGCTTTCGCTGGTGGCGCCTGGCCGCCGGCGTCTCCCTGGGCCTGGCCTGCGGCGTCAAGTGGTCGGGGATCTACTTCCTCGCGGTGTTCGGCGTCCTGACCGTGCTGTGGGACCTGGGCGCGCGGCGCGCGGCGGGCGTGCGGCGCTGGTGGGAGGACGCGCTGATCGCCGACGGCGTCCCGGCGTTCCTCACCATGGTGCCGACGGCGGCGGCCGTGTACGTCGCGAGCTGGTGGTCGTGGTTCGCCCGCCCCGACTCCTACCTGCGGCAGTGGGCGGCGCTCAACCCGGGCGAGGGGGTCACCTGGCTGCCCGCGGCGCTGCGCTCGTGGGTGCACTACCACCAGCAGATGTGGGCGTTCCACACCACGCTCGTGTCCGACCACGACTACAAGTCGAACCCGATCGGCTGGATCGTCCAGTGGCGGCCGACGTCGTTCTACTGGCAGCCCAGCGAGCCGGGCACGGGCGGCTGCGCCGACGGGTCCTCCTGCACGGCGGCGGTCACCTCGCTCGGCAACCCGCTGCTGTGGTGGCTGGCCGCCCTGGCGATCATCGCGGTCATCATTCTGGGGATCACGCGCCGCGACTGGCGCGCGCTGGCCGTGCTGTCGGGGACGATCGCCGGCTGGGTCCCGTGGGTCGTCACCTACGCCGACACCCAGCGCACCGTGTTCACGTTCTACTCGATCGCGTTCACCCCGTGGGTCGTGCTCACGCTCGTATATGTGGGCGTCGTCGCCCTGGAGCACAGCGAGCACCAGCGCCGACTGAGGCGACAGGTCGTGGCTGCCATCGTGGTGGTCGTGGTGGCCATCTGCGCCGTCTCGGCGCTGTTCTACCCGCTGTGGACGGCGCAGGAGGTGTCCATCGAGTACTGGCGCGGCCTGATGCGGCTGCGCTCGTGGATCTGACCGGGCCCGCGCGCGGATCGGGCCCGCCGCCCGGTCAGGGCCAGTCGACCTGCCGCGTGGGGTGGTAGGCCCACCCCTCGGCGTCCCACACGCGCGCGTGCGGTGCGATCCGCTCCCGGAACGCGTCCCAGTCACGCCCCGCGGGCGCGGTCCAGGCGACCTCGGCGAGTGCGGGCAGCCGGGGCAGCAGCATCGAGAACAGGTCGGCGTCGGTCGCGATCGTCTCGGTCCACAGCGCGGCCGCGACGCCCTCGACCGCCTCGGGCGCCACCCCCGGCACGGCCTGGGCGGGCTCCCAGTCGTAGGTGTCGCGCAGGTCGACGTGCCCGATCCAGTCCTGCCCGATCGGGTGTGCGGCGTCGTACTTGAGGTCCAGGTAGGCGTGCGGCGCGGGTGAGACGACGAACCGCGCCCCCGCCGCGGCGGCGCGCGCGAAGGGCGCGGCGTCGGTGCGTGGGTCCCAGTACTGCAGCACTGCGCCGGGTCCGACCTCGGCCGCCGCGGCCTCCTGCCAGGCGACCGGGGTCTTGCCCGCCGCGCGCACGGCCTCGACCGCGATCCGGACGAGCCGCGCGTACTCCTCGGCCTCGAGCGTCAGCGCCTCGTCCCCGCCCACGTGCACGTACCTGCCCACGGTCATCGCGGCGACGTCGCCCAGCACGTCGCGCATCCACGGCGCCGTGGCGGGGTTGTCGGCCCACAGCCGGGAGAACCCGACGTCGATGCCGCCGTAGGCCGGGGTCGGCTCGCCGTCGGGGAGCAGCGCACCACACGCGTGCGTGGCGGCGTTGGTGTGCCCCGGCACGTCGATCTCCGGCACGATCTCGACGAACCGCACGGCCGCGTACTCCTGCAGCTCGCGGAACTCGGCCGCGGTGAGCCAGCCGCGCTCGCCGGGCGGCACGCGCCCGCCGACCTGTGTGACGCCTGAGCGCTCGGTCAGCTCGGGGTGCGAGGGAACCGCGATCCGCCAGCCCTGGTCGTCGGTCAGGTGCAGGTGCAGCAGGCGCAGCTTGTAGGCGCCGGCCAGGTCGACCACGCGCCGCAGGGTCGCGGGCCCGAACCAGTGCCGGGCGACGTCGAGCGTCAGCCCGCGCCACCGGTAGCGGGGAGCGTCACGCACGACGACGGTCGGCGCCGTGAGCCGCGGCGTGACGAGTTGGCGCAGCGTGCGCAGGCCATGCAGCAGCCCGACCTCGCCGGGCGCGGTGACCGTGACGCCGTCGTCGCGCACGTCGAGCGTGTAGGACTCGTCGCCGGCCCCGGACGCCTCCAGCCGCAGCTCGACCGCCACGGCCGAGACGCCGCCGTCGCACGGCGCGGTGCCCACGACGACGCCCAGCGGGCCCAGGAGCTCAGCGGCCAGCGCCGGCCAGCGCGACGGGTCGGGCGAGACCACGCGCACCGCGGCGAGGGGTACCTCTCCCCCACGCGGCTCCACCGCCGTCGGCCAGGGGATGAGCCCGAGCGGCGCGCTCACCGGTCACCGTCCAGCGTCGCGGCGTCGACGAGGGCGACCTGCGGCCGCGTGGTCAGTCCGGCGACGCCGTCGACGGCCGAGTCCAGCGAGCGCACCGCCAACAACGTCTGCGGCAGCGACTTCTGGGTCACCAGCTCGGCGAGATAGTCGACGACGGCCTGCAACTCGCCGACCTCGACGGCGCCGCCGCGCACCCGGCCCGCACCCGAGCGGCGCTGTTCGGGGTGCACCAGCACCCCGACCCCGCCCCGCGCGAGCAGCGGCTCAAGCGCCCGCACCTGGTCGACGAGGGTCACGCTGCCGCCCTCGAGCTCGAGGACGACGTATCGGCCGCCGCGGCGCGCGGCGTCGACCAGGGGGGTCAGCGCGTCCAGGCTCTCGGCCCGCAGGTAGGTTCCGTTGGCGCCCGCGGTCCACTGGCGGACCGAGGCGCGCAGCACGAGCGTCGGCACGCGTGGTCCGTCACCCGAGTCGGGGTCCGTGTCGTCGTCGGTCGCGGCGAGGATCCGCTCGGGTTGGTCGGACACGCGCGCGGTGACGGCGTCGAACCGCGCGGGCAGCACCCGCTGGCTGCCGGTCGGCAGCAACTGTCCGCGCACGGCCGCGGCGACCTGCCATGCGAAGGTCGGCGCGTCGGCGAATCCCGGCCCGACGCCGATGACGGTCAGCGCCTGCGCGTCGGCGAGCGTCTGGACGGCGTCACCCGACGCGCCCGGGTCGCCGCCGGGCACGTCGTCGGTCACGGCGCCCGCGGCGCGCAGCGTCGCGAGGGCGGCCTCCTGGCCGGGCTTCGGGTCGACGAGCGCGAGCACCTCGGTCATGAGCGTCGGTTCGGGCGCCGGCATGTCCTGCCCGAGCTCGTCGCGCAGGTCCTCCAGGCTGCGTCGGTCGAGTGCGACGCCGCCGGGCGCGCCGGTCGAGGCGCCGTCGACGGCGCCGTCGGCCACCACGGCGTCGGGGTCGAGGCGCACCACGCGCAGGCCCGCCGCGCGCGCGGCACCGTCTGCCGCGGACGGCTCGACGTCGTCGGTCGCGACCGGGGCTTGTTCGACGACGACGGCGGCGAGCGCGCCCAGACGCTCGGCCTCGCTGCGCACGGCGCGGTCGTCGGGTCCGTCGGCGAGCAGCACGGGGGCGTGCAGCGCGGTCGCGACGGCCGTCAGGACGGGCGCCGCGGCGTCGTCGCCCAGGC is a window from the Xylanimonas ulmi genome containing:
- a CDS encoding TatD family hydrolase, whose product is MARRRERGFPADPEPLPVPVADNHTHLESIAGVLPDDVAAPTVAQHVARAAAAGVDRIVQVGCDLPSARWTDTLLRGETGLPAHTLGALLGAIAIHPNEAVLHADAHDVGPDGQTYQRQAHHHVPLADAIAEIADLARANPRVRAIGETGLDLFRTGPRGALAQREAFRAHIAVAKELDLALQIHDRDAHAQVVEVLLADGAPERTVFHCFSGDVELARLCAEHGWYLSFAGPVTYKANEPLREALRATPLDLLLSETDAPYLTPHPFRGQPNAPYAVAHTVRLMADVLGRPLDEVCAAIGANSQAVYGPWSAAA
- the metG gene encoding methionine--tRNA ligase yields the protein MPAAAKPFYLTTPIYYVNDAPHIGHAYTTVAADVITRWHRQRQEDVWLLTGTDEHGEKVLRTAQKNGVSPQEWADRLVATAWQPVLKTLDVRNDDFIRTTQPRHEAAVQAFLQDLHDKGEIYAGSYEGPYCVGCEEYKLPGDLVDGTGEFEGQKVCPIHLKPVEMLAEQNYFFRMSAYADRLLALYEEHPEFVQPASARNEVIGFVKQGLQDLSISRSTFDWGVPIPWDSEHVLYVWFDALLNYVTAVGYGSSDDAERARFECLWPANVHLVGKDILRFHAVIWPAMLMAAGLPLPHQVFAHGWLLVGGEKMSKSRLTGIAPSDIIDTFGSDAFRYYFMRTIAFGGDGSFSWEDMVARYNGELANGFGNLASRVAAMVGKYFGGSLPTAGAATELETGLEAVAAKAVADAEAAIDRLAIHDALAAVWTLVDAANQYITETQPWKVAKEPGETDAEGHGVDGGRLATSLVTATEALRALAVLLHPVTPQAASALWDALGGPAALGALEAQPVASAASFGMLPAGTTITKGAPLFPRLEEG
- a CDS encoding PQQ-dependent sugar dehydrogenase, with protein sequence MDDDVRGLARRIAALVAAAALTLLVACDPDGHSTPADPAASAPAPPPAPAPPTAPAPGIAPPPAAVTATATTVASRLRAPWGLALLPDGRLLVTLRDEARLVVVDPDDGSVTAVVGPGAERLARETRPAGEGGLLGVALQPQPVGAVVPAEAADGPLTVFLYRTGADDNAVVRAPLTLTARGQAAPAPSLGALTTVLDGVRKAANHDGGRLAFGPDGYLYVTTGDAGDRPSAQDPHSLNGKILRVTTDGDPAPGNPFPDSPVWSLGHRNVQGIGWDAQRRMFASEFGQDTWDELNQIVRGGNYGWPLVEGAGAGAAGPAPGGGPAVVDGYTQPLVVWPTRDASPSGLAVTPDAIYLAALRGQRLWRVPWAPGAGPAAVPLTQGEETASPLGLGEPQALLTDEGRLRAVVADPDGSLWVLTNNTDGRGEPREGDDRLLHVTVSGG
- a CDS encoding isochorismatase family protein translates to MTGTPKRALIVVDVQPTFCEGGELAVEGGNQVADDVAAYARAHRDRYAVVVTTQDWHIDPGPHFSDHPDFVDSWPPHGIAGTPHAELHPALADLAPDASVKKGQYAHGYSGFEGVDPAGRPLEEVLRAAAVEAVDVVGLVESHCVKRTALDAARLGWPTRVLTDLTIPVTPEQGAQAREELAAAGVTLTTSTALATPPAT
- the rsmI gene encoding 16S rRNA (cytidine(1402)-2'-O)-methyltransferase, with the protein product MTSPLGDAEKGALVLAATPIGNAEDASPRLRRLLATADVVAAEDTRRLHAMAERLGVGVTGRVVSYHEHNEAARADDLLDVVADGGTVVVVTDAGMPAVSDPGFRVVARAVERGLRVTAAPGPSAVLTALALSGLATDRFTFEGFAPRKPGERARALGALAAEPRTMVFFEAPHRITATLDAMAEAFGPERPAAVCRELTKTFEEVLRGPLGTLAAEVAARSQDGGPGLRGEICVVVGGAPAASAPSLDDLVAEVLTRVTAGERLKEAAADVAATAGVSRRDLYNAALAAR
- a CDS encoding dolichyl-phosphate-mannose--protein mannosyltransferase, encoding MTDPQEGRPWPATGAPDPASESPLVDAPPPVRARQVGQARRERGLFAPTAAEGIDLLPTRERLLRALIGRRRLALGTARHDRLVSWVGTAVIVLLAAVTRLVNLGRPHALVFDETYYVKDAFTLWRLGFEAQWPQDPNPGFIAGNVETFLDQATYVVHPQVGKWLIALGMELGGGPTSSAAWRLANAVVGVLAVLLVIRIARRLFASTGMGLVAGLLMAVDGEAIVHSRTALLDQFVMFFALVAFGCLLLDREWARRRLADRMAALVDAGSRTGAGETASLLYGPRLGFRWWRLAAGVSLGLACGVKWSGIYFLAVFGVLTVLWDLGARRAAGVRRWWEDALIADGVPAFLTMVPTAAAVYVASWWSWFARPDSYLRQWAALNPGEGVTWLPAALRSWVHYHQQMWAFHTTLVSDHDYKSNPIGWIVQWRPTSFYWQPSEPGTGGCADGSSCTAAVTSLGNPLLWWLAALAIIAVIILGITRRDWRALAVLSGTIAGWVPWVVTYADTQRTVFTFYSIAFTPWVVLTLVYVGVVALEHSEHQRRLRRQVVAAIVVVVVAICAVSALFYPLWTAQEVSIEYWRGLMRLRSWI
- a CDS encoding family 20 glycosylhydrolase, with protein sequence MSAPLGLIPWPTAVEPRGGEVPLAAVRVVSPDPSRWPALAAELLGPLGVVVGTAPCDGGVSAVAVELRLEASGAGDESYTLDVRDDGVTVTAPGEVGLLHGLRTLRQLVTPRLTAPTVVVRDAPRYRWRGLTLDVARHWFGPATLRRVVDLAGAYKLRLLHLHLTDDQGWRIAVPSHPELTERSGVTQVGGRVPPGERGWLTAAEFRELQEYAAVRFVEIVPEIDVPGHTNAATHACGALLPDGEPTPAYGGIDVGFSRLWADNPATAPWMRDVLGDVAAMTVGRYVHVGGDEALTLEAEEYARLVRIAVEAVRAAGKTPVAWQEAAAAEVGPGAVLQYWDPRTDAAPFARAAAAGARFVVSPAPHAYLDLKYDAAHPIGQDWIGHVDLRDTYDWEPAQAVPGVAPEAVEGVAAALWTETIATDADLFSMLLPRLPALAEVAWTAPAGRDWDAFRERIAPHARVWDAEGWAYHPTRQVDWP